The Spirosoma radiotolerans genome has a window encoding:
- a CDS encoding multidrug effflux MFS transporter, which produces MTRRQHFVIILILGTLSTVSPFSIDMYLPGFPAIASDLHTSISQVQLSLTAYLIGISVGQLLYGPLLDRFGRKLPLYVGLSLYIAASVGCALSTSINTLIAMRLLQALGGCVGLVAAQALVRDLFPVSQIAQVFSLLTLVIAVSPMIAPTVGGYATIAFGWHSIFIILAAITTLILIGVYFVLPNGRLPDPALSLHPKAVMGSFFTVLKQPQFLTYALVGGIATAAPFAYLAGSSDVFMNIYHVSAQEYGWIFAFLAIALIAPTQLNQFLLKRFTNEQIILTTLIYQSVVGLLLVVGTWAGWYGQYGLIGMLFLFLGGQGLTNPNASALSLAPFTRHAGSAAALMGSFRMGFGSIISASVSFLHNNTAIPMVGIMTTCVLMGLVILLVSERVIRYRSKQSSMDEQLAEAML; this is translated from the coding sequence ATGACTCGCCGACAGCATTTTGTTATTATCCTGATTTTAGGGACACTCTCTACCGTCAGCCCTTTTTCCATTGACATGTATTTGCCGGGTTTTCCGGCCATCGCCAGTGACCTGCACACGTCGATCTCGCAGGTTCAATTGTCTTTAACGGCCTACCTGATCGGCATTTCGGTGGGGCAACTGCTTTATGGTCCCCTGTTGGATCGGTTTGGCCGTAAGCTGCCGCTATACGTCGGCCTGAGCCTGTACATAGCGGCTTCCGTGGGTTGTGCCCTGAGCACTTCTATTAACACGCTCATTGCGATGCGGCTCCTACAGGCACTGGGTGGCTGCGTTGGTCTGGTGGCAGCCCAAGCGTTGGTGCGCGATTTGTTTCCCGTATCCCAGATTGCGCAGGTCTTCTCCCTGCTTACGCTGGTTATTGCGGTTTCGCCCATGATTGCGCCAACCGTTGGCGGTTACGCAACGATTGCCTTTGGCTGGCATTCCATTTTTATTATCCTGGCGGCTATAACCACCCTCATCCTCATTGGTGTGTATTTTGTTCTACCGAACGGCCGGCTCCCCGACCCTGCCCTCTCGCTCCACCCGAAGGCCGTAATGGGTAGTTTTTTTACCGTATTAAAGCAGCCTCAGTTTCTGACCTACGCCCTCGTTGGTGGCATTGCCACGGCCGCACCCTTTGCCTATCTGGCGGGTTCATCCGACGTGTTTATGAATATCTATCACGTAAGCGCGCAGGAGTACGGCTGGATTTTCGCCTTTCTGGCCATTGCCTTAATTGCCCCTACGCAATTGAATCAATTTCTGCTCAAGCGATTTACCAACGAGCAAATCATTCTTACCACCCTGATCTACCAATCCGTTGTTGGCTTGCTGCTGGTCGTGGGCACGTGGGCGGGCTGGTATGGTCAATACGGCCTGATTGGCATGCTGTTTCTATTTTTGGGCGGACAGGGGCTAACCAATCCCAATGCCTCGGCCCTGTCGCTGGCTCCTTTTACCCGTCATGCGGGCAGTGCTGCGGCCCTGATGGGCAGCTTTCGTATGGGCTTTGGCTCCATTATTTCCGCATCAGTTAGCTTTTTGCATAACAACACGGCTATTCCCATGGTCGGTATTATGACAACCTGCGTACTCATGGGGTTAGTCATCCTTTTGGTCAGCGAGCGGGTTATTCGCTACCGAAGCAAGCAGTCCAGTATGGATGAGCAACTGGCTGAAGCTATGTTATGA
- a CDS encoding DEAD/DEAH box helicase, with the protein MNEYTNLNEAVGYRLEAITIPTLTDSLLAKHSGGFVSSSEEYGDIVPQVIDLNHGSFTSTATGAHFPLVVVRQTAQSLLISCSCTEPNNKLCTHQVQVLAAIIRRIELRIFFDEALRREAIRRVAKDYGLENESPLDDFFQVEIDHKTIHIRPRRAELLRLTQADKEYLTASLLPSSGQQVPAFAEPPPTLKRILVFTKHRYADHFCLALFEAATARNGKLKNPLTPVQPLDLLTKADSLADVKFYSAVAKFQNQHRSKKEETDLESLRLVVQNPLKQGIYYHSGRISENITAHSLVPVKLEILKAALRLTVRIVDGFYEIWGSLTLSGTSYPLHKLVLKYDYFILLDDGLYLIDHPAHLRVIQFFNKKNNTLVIHESKYEEFQQTVLSRLEDQVSIDYAYLKPATPAQLAEAGFTQERERILYLSDSENYVLITPVIKYGHVEVPVMSKRQIQSVDSKGKPFTVLRDEEAEIQFTMAVLNQHPDFYDQLHQPCFYLHKKYALDESWFLPAFDAWSSQGIRILGFNTLKNNKFNPHKAKVSVTVSSGINWFETSLGLTYGKQQVSLKHLHKALKNKSRFVSLDDGTLGILPTEWLERFTAYFQAGEVVEEHIRTPKVSFSSIQELYAEEELMSDVKDQLALFTRNFNNFQSIRPVAVPDGLKTSLRNYQKEGLNWLNFLDEFGLGGCLADDMGLGKTIQIIAFILLQRTKKRPNTNLIVVPTSLLFNWQAEVARFAPDLRIQPFYGANRGLKKKDFDQYEIILTSYGTLLSEIRFLKEYSFNYVFLDESQAIKNPESQRYQAARLLQSRNRIVLTGTPIENHTFDLYGQLSFACPGLLGSYNHFKAHYSTPIDKFDDRQRARELQAKIKPFILRRTKAQVATELPDKTEMILHCDMGLEQRRVYDAYEQEFRTFLLTTKEGDIPRERLHVLQGLTKLRQICNSPVLLNDEEFYGDSSAKIDLLLEQIENKSPNHKILVFSQFVSMLDLIRTELETRQIGFEYLTGQTSNRAASVNRFQSDDTVRVFLISLKAGGTGLNLTQADYVYLVDPWWNPAVENQAIDRSYRIGQKKNVVAVRLICPNTIEEKILELQETKRELADNLVKTDTAIVKSLSRADLLALLQ; encoded by the coding sequence ATGAATGAGTACACCAATCTGAATGAAGCCGTTGGCTACCGGCTGGAAGCCATCACAATCCCCACCCTGACCGATAGCCTGTTAGCCAAACATAGTGGCGGGTTCGTTTCGTCGTCTGAAGAGTACGGAGACATCGTGCCGCAGGTCATTGATCTCAATCACGGCTCTTTCACCAGTACGGCAACCGGAGCTCACTTTCCACTCGTTGTTGTCCGGCAAACAGCGCAATCGTTGTTGATATCGTGCTCCTGTACCGAGCCGAACAATAAGCTGTGTACGCATCAGGTACAGGTGTTAGCCGCCATCATTCGGCGTATAGAATTACGTATCTTTTTCGATGAAGCCCTACGGAGAGAAGCCATCAGGCGCGTTGCCAAAGACTATGGACTCGAAAATGAAAGCCCGCTGGATGACTTTTTCCAGGTAGAGATTGACCACAAGACGATCCACATCCGCCCCCGACGGGCCGAGCTTTTGCGACTGACCCAAGCCGACAAAGAGTACCTGACCGCCAGCTTACTACCCAGCTCAGGGCAACAAGTGCCTGCCTTTGCGGAGCCACCGCCAACTCTGAAACGGATTCTGGTCTTCACCAAGCACCGCTATGCTGATCATTTTTGCCTGGCGTTGTTTGAAGCCGCGACGGCCCGTAACGGTAAACTAAAAAACCCACTTACGCCAGTACAGCCTCTCGACCTGCTAACGAAAGCCGATAGCCTGGCTGACGTAAAATTTTACTCGGCAGTAGCCAAATTCCAGAATCAGCACCGGTCAAAAAAAGAAGAAACCGACCTGGAAAGCCTGCGACTGGTGGTTCAAAATCCATTGAAGCAGGGGATTTATTATCATTCAGGCCGTATTTCAGAAAACATAACCGCGCACTCGCTTGTCCCGGTAAAGCTGGAAATTCTGAAGGCGGCTCTTCGCCTGACCGTTCGGATTGTAGACGGCTTTTATGAAATCTGGGGCTCGCTAACGCTCAGCGGCACGTCGTATCCCTTACACAAACTAGTTCTCAAGTACGATTATTTTATCCTGCTCGATGACGGTTTATACCTGATCGACCACCCGGCCCATCTGCGCGTTATTCAGTTTTTCAACAAGAAGAACAATACCCTTGTCATTCATGAATCGAAATACGAGGAGTTCCAGCAAACGGTTCTGTCCAGGCTCGAAGATCAGGTGTCGATCGACTACGCTTATCTGAAACCGGCAACGCCCGCGCAATTAGCCGAGGCTGGATTTACGCAGGAACGGGAGCGCATCCTTTATCTGTCCGACTCCGAAAATTATGTTCTAATTACGCCCGTCATCAAGTACGGTCATGTCGAGGTGCCGGTTATGTCGAAACGCCAGATCCAGTCGGTCGATAGCAAAGGCAAGCCCTTTACGGTACTGCGTGACGAAGAAGCCGAAATTCAGTTTACGATGGCCGTACTGAATCAGCACCCGGATTTTTACGACCAGCTACACCAACCCTGCTTCTACCTCCACAAAAAATATGCACTCGACGAGAGCTGGTTTCTACCCGCTTTCGACGCCTGGAGCAGCCAGGGCATTCGTATACTTGGTTTCAACACACTCAAAAACAACAAGTTTAACCCGCATAAGGCGAAGGTTTCGGTTACGGTCAGTAGTGGCATAAACTGGTTCGAAACGTCGCTCGGGTTAACGTATGGCAAGCAGCAGGTATCCCTCAAACACCTGCACAAAGCACTAAAAAACAAGAGTCGGTTTGTTTCGCTCGATGATGGCACACTGGGCATCTTACCCACCGAGTGGCTCGAACGCTTCACCGCCTATTTTCAGGCAGGCGAAGTCGTTGAGGAACACATTCGCACCCCGAAAGTCAGTTTCTCCAGCATTCAGGAGCTGTACGCCGAAGAAGAGTTGATGAGCGATGTGAAAGACCAGTTGGCGCTATTCACCCGAAATTTCAACAACTTCCAGTCGATCCGCCCGGTTGCGGTGCCAGACGGATTGAAGACATCGCTTCGGAATTATCAGAAAGAAGGCTTGAACTGGTTGAACTTTCTGGACGAATTCGGGCTGGGCGGTTGCCTGGCCGATGACATGGGACTGGGTAAAACGATTCAGATTATTGCCTTTATCCTGCTACAACGAACCAAAAAACGGCCCAACACGAACCTGATTGTTGTGCCCACTTCCCTCCTGTTCAACTGGCAGGCCGAGGTAGCCAGATTTGCGCCTGACCTCCGCATTCAGCCATTCTACGGAGCGAACCGCGGCCTGAAAAAGAAGGATTTCGATCAGTACGAGATCATTCTCACATCGTACGGTACACTTCTGTCCGAGATTCGTTTCCTGAAGGAATATTCGTTCAACTATGTTTTCCTGGATGAATCGCAGGCCATCAAAAACCCCGAATCACAGCGCTACCAGGCGGCCCGGCTACTGCAGTCCCGCAATCGGATCGTACTGACCGGCACGCCCATCGAAAACCACACGTTCGATTTATATGGGCAGCTTTCTTTCGCTTGTCCGGGACTACTGGGCAGTTACAATCATTTCAAAGCGCATTACTCGACGCCTATCGACAAGTTCGACGATCGGCAGCGGGCCCGCGAACTACAGGCCAAAATCAAGCCTTTCATTCTGCGCCGAACCAAAGCCCAGGTCGCCACGGAGCTTCCCGACAAAACGGAGATGATTTTGCATTGCGATATGGGGCTGGAACAACGCCGGGTGTATGACGCCTACGAGCAGGAGTTTCGTACTTTTCTGCTGACAACGAAGGAAGGCGATATTCCCAGAGAGCGCTTGCACGTGTTACAGGGGCTCACCAAGCTACGCCAGATTTGCAACAGCCCGGTGCTGCTCAACGACGAGGAGTTTTATGGCGACTCGTCGGCAAAGATTGACCTGCTGCTCGAACAGATCGAGAACAAATCCCCAAATCATAAAATCCTGGTGTTTTCCCAATTCGTCTCCATGCTCGATCTGATCCGAACGGAATTGGAAACCCGACAAATTGGCTTCGAGTACCTGACCGGCCAAACCAGCAACCGGGCAGCCAGCGTCAATCGGTTTCAAAGCGACGACACGGTTCGGGTATTTTTGATAAGCCTGAAAGCTGGCGGCACGGGCCTGAATCTGACCCAGGCCGATTATGTGTACTTGGTAGACCCGTGGTGGAACCCGGCCGTTGAGAATCAGGCCATCGACCGGAGTTACCGGATTGGCCAGAAGAAAAATGTGGTGGCCGTTCGGCTGATATGCCCAAACACCATTGAAGAAAAGATTCTGGAACTTCAGGAGACCAAACGAGAGCTGGCCGACAACCTGGTTAAAACCGACACGGCTATAGTAAAATCGCTATCAAGAGCTGACCTATTGGCCTTGCTTCAATAA